The Haloplasma contractile SSD-17B genome has a segment encoding these proteins:
- the spoIIAA gene encoding anti-sigma F factor antagonist yields the protein MSLSVQIYIKSDTLFVRLSGELDHHTSGQLKNRVDDLMERYDITNMVFNMRQLEFMDSSGIGVILGRYKQLKRFNGMLVLCELNDGVERLVKLAGLHKICVVTKDETQAINYLGVA from the coding sequence ATGAGTTTATCAGTACAAATTTATATTAAGTCAGATACACTATTTGTTAGACTATCGGGAGAACTGGACCATCATACTTCTGGTCAACTAAAAAACCGCGTGGATGACTTAATGGAGCGTTACGATATTACAAATATGGTATTTAATATGAGACAATTAGAATTTATGGACAGTAGTGGCATTGGCGTTATATTAGGTCGATATAAACAATTAAAACGATTTAATGGAATGTTAGTGTTATGCGAGTTAAATGATGGAGTTGAGCGTTTGGTTAAACTAGCGGGACTCCATAAAATTTGTGTTGTAACTAAAGATGAGACACAAGCAATTAATTATCTAGGGGTGGCGTAA
- a CDS encoding DUF975 family protein: MNFEVIKQETKDALVGNRMMLFLVLFVNMLIVGALSQIGIGILIEPVFMGGTFLVCTVILKERKVDFNLLFHYFKDLNHAAKLLAVYLLNLLIVFAGLLLFIIPGIIFSYQYSQAVYVMADNPEMKVWEAMKKSKELMVGHKLELFVFYLSFIGHVLLIIITFGLYAIYAVPYIKAACVNYYLHLTNQHIENLALENEEQMLLDERF; the protein is encoded by the coding sequence ATGAATTTTGAAGTTATAAAACAAGAAACAAAAGATGCCTTAGTAGGTAATCGTATGATGCTATTTCTTGTTTTGTTTGTGAACATGTTAATTGTTGGTGCATTATCACAAATTGGGATTGGGATCTTAATTGAACCTGTGTTCATGGGAGGTACATTCTTGGTTTGTACGGTCATCTTAAAAGAGAGAAAAGTAGATTTTAATCTTTTATTCCACTATTTTAAAGATTTAAACCATGCTGCAAAATTATTAGCCGTTTATTTACTAAATCTCCTAATTGTTTTTGCTGGACTACTTTTATTCATTATTCCTGGGATTATATTCTCTTATCAGTATTCACAAGCAGTTTATGTGATGGCTGATAATCCTGAAATGAAGGTATGGGAGGCAATGAAGAAGAGTAAAGAACTTATGGTTGGCCATAAACTAGAACTGTTTGTGTTTTATTTATCATTTATTGGTCACGTGCTTTTAATCATTATCACATTTGGGCTGTATGCGATTTATGCTGTTCCGTATATTAAAGCAGCATGTGTAAACTATTATTTACATTTAACGAACCAACATATTGAAAATTTAGCACTTGAAAATGAAGAGCAAATGTTACTAGATGAACGATTCTAA
- a CDS encoding spore germination protein codes for MEYEDYTPISKKLFENTEYLKKKLGVDESFDVGVRDLIIGDRKVHLFYVTGLTNVEYVIELIQSLVRLNDVEKVSGKEAYSIIYNRVVHQQVEEVEDLEVFSVDVLSGLLGILIDGETKGLIVDVRSYPGRQPAEPDTEKVVRGSRDGFTENIIINTALTRRRIRDGNLRHEIFKVGKKSKTDVCITYIKGKADEKVVNDIRDRIQKIDVNELTMSDKKLETLILNQGINPFPKVRYTERPDTLAIHLYHGKIGIIVDTSPSVIIAPTTYFDQLQHAEEYRQTKVAGSFLRFSRVLGVVGSIFLVPLWILVVKQPDLLPENLRYIGPDDPGNVPIIFQVLLGEFGLEILRMAAIHTPTPLSTAMGIVAGILVGQIAIDVGLFTPEVVLYVAISQLGTFATPSYELSIANKIVKIVMIICTWFFGLWGFVGSFAFFTLGLAFTKSFNQPYLYPLLPFNLKGFLNIFLRVYDGNTDQKKSKK; via the coding sequence ATGGAATATGAAGATTACACACCAATATCTAAAAAACTGTTTGAAAATACAGAGTATTTAAAGAAGAAGTTAGGTGTAGACGAAAGTTTTGATGTAGGCGTACGAGATTTAATAATAGGAGACCGTAAGGTACATCTATTCTATGTGACCGGTTTAACGAATGTAGAATATGTAATTGAATTGATTCAATCATTAGTTCGTTTAAATGATGTAGAAAAGGTAAGCGGTAAAGAGGCCTATTCTATTATCTATAACCGAGTTGTTCATCAACAGGTTGAAGAAGTCGAAGACCTTGAAGTCTTTTCTGTCGATGTTTTATCTGGTTTATTAGGAATCTTAATTGATGGTGAAACAAAAGGATTAATTGTTGATGTAAGGAGTTACCCAGGTAGACAGCCTGCAGAGCCTGATACTGAGAAAGTTGTAAGAGGTAGTCGTGACGGATTTACGGAGAATATCATTATTAATACCGCGCTTACTAGGCGTCGTATACGGGATGGAAATTTGAGACATGAAATTTTTAAAGTCGGAAAGAAATCCAAGACTGATGTTTGTATCACCTATATTAAAGGGAAAGCAGATGAAAAAGTTGTTAATGACATACGAGATCGAATTCAGAAAATTGATGTAAACGAATTAACAATGTCAGATAAAAAACTTGAAACCTTGATTTTAAATCAAGGAATCAATCCGTTTCCAAAAGTTCGGTATACGGAAAGACCAGATACTTTGGCCATCCATCTTTACCATGGGAAAATTGGAATAATCGTTGATACATCGCCAAGTGTGATCATCGCTCCAACCACTTACTTTGATCAGTTACAGCATGCTGAGGAATATAGACAAACAAAGGTAGCAGGATCATTTCTAAGATTTTCTAGAGTATTAGGTGTAGTCGGTTCAATCTTTTTAGTTCCACTTTGGATCTTAGTAGTAAAACAACCCGACTTATTACCTGAAAATCTGAGGTATATAGGTCCCGATGACCCGGGAAATGTTCCAATTATCTTTCAGGTATTGCTTGGCGAATTTGGTCTTGAAATTTTAAGAATGGCGGCAATTCACACTCCAACACCATTGTCAACTGCAATGGGAATTGTAGCCGGTATTTTAGTTGGACAGATTGCAATCGATGTAGGATTATTCACTCCTGAAGTTGTACTTTATGTTGCTATTTCTCAATTAGGAACATTTGCGACACCAAGTTATGAACTAAGTATTGCAAATAAAATCGTAAAAATTGTCATGATTATTTGTACATGGTTCTTTGGTTTATGGGGATTTGTTGGAAGTTTTGCTTTCTTTACTCTAGGGTTAGCATTTACTAAGAGTTTTAACCAACCTTATCTGTATCCATTATTACCATTTAACCTAAAGGGATTTTTAAACATTTTCCTTAGAGTCTATGACGGAAATACCGATCAAAAAAAATCTAAAAAATAA
- the spoVAE gene encoding stage V sporulation protein AE: MVYLYSFLVAGIICVIGQLLVDRFKLTPGHVTVSFVVAGAALDTFMLYDKLVDFAGAGALVPITSFGHSLMHGAIAKSHEVDPGILGIGMGMFDITASGITAAILFGFLVAVFFKPKG; encoded by the coding sequence ATGGTTTATTTATATTCGTTTTTAGTAGCTGGTATAATATGCGTTATAGGACAACTATTAGTTGATCGTTTTAAGTTAACGCCAGGGCACGTAACGGTTTCATTTGTAGTAGCGGGCGCAGCTCTTGACACATTTATGTTATATGATAAATTGGTAGATTTTGCAGGAGCAGGAGCTCTTGTGCCAATCACAAGTTTTGGTCACTCCTTAATGCATGGTGCTATTGCAAAATCCCATGAAGTCGATCCAGGAATTTTAGGTATAGGTATGGGCATGTTTGATATAACTGCAAGTGGTATTACAGCAGCCATTCTATTTGGATTCTTAGTTGCGGTATTTTTTAAGCCAAAAGGTTAG
- the spoVAC gene encoding stage V sporulation protein AC: MPTKDYSKYINRNKTKPNYFINSFRAFIVGGSLGIIGQGLSDLYFIYFELSRDNANSLMLVTLILAASLLTGFGVLDTFGQFAGAGLFVPITGFANSMTSAALEARSEGLVLGVAANMFKLAGAVITFGIVSAYIFGIIRVVFVGG; encoded by the coding sequence ATGCCTACTAAAGATTACAGTAAATATATTAACCGAAATAAAACGAAGCCTAATTACTTTATAAATTCATTTAGGGCATTTATTGTAGGAGGTTCACTCGGGATTATTGGTCAAGGACTAAGCGACTTATATTTCATCTATTTTGAGTTAAGTCGAGATAACGCAAACTCATTAATGCTTGTAACTCTTATTTTAGCAGCTTCTCTTTTAACAGGTTTTGGAGTATTAGACACATTTGGTCAGTTTGCAGGAGCAGGTTTATTCGTTCCCATTACGGGATTTGCAAATTCTATGACGAGTGCAGCACTTGAGGCAAGAAGCGAAGGGTTAGTACTTGGAGTAGCTGCTAACATGTTTAAACTAGCAGGTGCTGTTATCACATTTGGTATTGTATCTGCCTATATATTTGGAATTATTCGCGTTGTATTCGTTGGAGGTTAA
- the scpB gene encoding SMC-Scp complex subunit ScpB encodes MQELNKSRLLAALEAILYVSGDDGITIEQIQYVFDLNRQDAKELITTLQSMYNDNGRGITIINTAESFRMATSREYFDYFKKFLTDPKKTRLSNATMEVLSIVAYKQPVTRAEIEDIRGTNSDNIVRRLLAMSLIKEVGRLETPGRPIIYGTTSDFLDYFGLNSLEELPELLGDFNDGVPDETDLFSTHGMNNEEIEKNE; translated from the coding sequence ATGCAGGAATTGAATAAAAGCCGTTTATTAGCAGCGTTAGAGGCTATTTTATATGTTTCAGGTGATGATGGTATTACTATAGAACAAATTCAATATGTGTTTGACCTTAATCGTCAAGACGCAAAAGAACTCATTACTACGTTACAATCGATGTATAACGATAATGGACGAGGAATTACGATTATTAATACAGCAGAATCATTTCGAATGGCAACGAGTAGAGAGTACTTCGACTATTTTAAGAAATTTTTAACGGATCCTAAAAAAACGCGATTATCAAATGCAACGATGGAGGTATTATCAATCGTTGCCTATAAGCAACCTGTAACACGTGCTGAAATTGAAGACATTCGAGGAACAAATAGTGATAATATTGTAAGACGTTTACTTGCTATGTCACTGATCAAAGAGGTTGGTCGTTTAGAAACTCCAGGACGCCCAATTATATATGGTACAACCTCTGACTTCTTAGACTATTTTGGCCTAAATTCTCTAGAGGAACTTCCTGAGTTATTAGGCGACTTTAATGATGGCGTACCTGATGAAACCGATTTATTTTCAACTCACGGAATGAATAATGAGGAAATTGAAAAAAATGAATAA
- a CDS encoding segregation and condensation protein A → MEYKVKIDAFEGPLDLLLFMIKDMKVDIDDVNVTEITDQYLNFIRSMEELNLEVASEYLVMAAHLTYIKSKMILPKPKLDEDLEYEEEDPEEKLKRRLKLYKLFKDVSEKFKDLEEERGKHLTKLPTDLSSEVKTDARELLSDDVDATELLSAFNRVLRRYNLHKPLQTKIRTRTITIEERINQLNDLFADVDEIMFANLFDENTTRELVVTTFLAILELAKAKTISIEQDHTYDDILIRKTEIETGEINAGIE, encoded by the coding sequence ATGGAGTATAAAGTAAAAATAGATGCTTTTGAGGGACCTTTAGATTTATTATTATTTATGATTAAAGATATGAAAGTAGATATTGATGATGTGAATGTAACTGAAATTACAGATCAATACTTAAACTTTATTCGATCAATGGAAGAGTTGAATCTAGAGGTTGCAAGTGAGTATTTAGTAATGGCAGCGCATCTTACTTATATAAAAAGTAAAATGATTCTACCAAAGCCTAAGTTAGATGAAGATCTTGAATATGAAGAAGAAGACCCTGAAGAAAAGTTAAAGCGTCGATTAAAGTTATACAAACTCTTTAAAGATGTATCTGAGAAGTTTAAAGATTTAGAAGAAGAGCGTGGCAAACATTTAACTAAACTCCCGACTGATTTATCTTCTGAGGTTAAGACAGATGCTAGGGAATTATTATCGGATGATGTTGATGCAACTGAGCTACTTAGTGCATTCAATCGTGTGTTACGTCGGTATAATCTTCATAAACCGTTACAGACAAAGATTAGGACGCGTACTATAACAATTGAGGAACGTATTAATCAGTTAAATGATTTATTTGCGGATGTAGATGAAATCATGTTTGCGAATTTATTCGACGAGAACACGACTCGTGAACTAGTTGTAACGACGTTCTTAGCAATATTAGAGTTGGCAAAAGCAAAGACGATTAGCATTGAACAAGATCACACATACGATGACATTTTAATTCGTAAAACAGAAATAGAGACAGGTGAGATTAATGCAGGAATTGAATAA
- the spoIIAB gene encoding anti-sigma F factor, translating into MSRTNRAEVVFDAISENEAFARIFVAGFIMPLDPTLEEVNEIKTIVSEAVTNSIVHGYEDSFGQIKLRVEYVGNKVTVKIRDYGKGIPNTEKAKEIFFTTKPDEERSGMGLTIMEAFADGFTISSSLGKGTEIKVVKKIREKEIKSA; encoded by the coding sequence ATGAGTAGAACAAATCGTGCTGAAGTTGTGTTTGATGCAATTAGTGAAAATGAAGCATTTGCAAGAATTTTTGTAGCTGGATTCATTATGCCTTTAGATCCAACGCTAGAGGAAGTAAATGAAATCAAGACAATCGTATCAGAAGCAGTAACTAATAGTATTGTTCATGGATATGAGGATAGTTTTGGACAAATTAAATTAAGAGTTGAATATGTTGGAAATAAGGTAACTGTAAAAATCAGAGACTACGGAAAAGGTATACCAAATACAGAAAAAGCAAAAGAAATCTTTTTTACTACTAAACCTGATGAAGAACGTTCCGGTATGGGACTTACGATCATGGAAGCATTCGCTGATGGATTTACAATTAGTTCGTCATTAGGAAAAGGAACAGAAATAAAAGTGGTAAAAAAGATTCGAGAAAAAGAAATTAAGTCGGCATAG
- a CDS encoding sigma-70 family RNA polymerase sigma factor, whose protein sequence is MSANKNHGELKKKQINKKKRVKKKTTTENNDYNRLVEANYKLVWSIVNKFSYLRDEKEDLFQSGCIGLVLAAKKFDRNYGTQFSTFAVPYILGEVRNYLRYKNQIKLSKKVLSNQRKINKVIEESDENLSIMDISNKLDMNYEDVILSYNSRNKVMSLEQTVVDDQTMLSYKNLDNKYDINIDQIYLRDYISKLPEVEKNLIYYRYYYGLTQNEVSKKLAISQSKVSRLEKQILQKLKEYYIAG, encoded by the coding sequence ATGAGTGCAAACAAAAACCATGGCGAACTAAAAAAAAAACAAATCAATAAGAAGAAGCGAGTAAAAAAGAAAACGACTACAGAGAATAATGATTATAATCGGTTAGTAGAGGCAAACTATAAACTCGTTTGGTCAATCGTTAATAAGTTTTCATATCTAAGAGATGAAAAGGAAGACTTATTTCAATCTGGATGTATCGGACTCGTTCTAGCAGCCAAGAAGTTCGATCGTAATTATGGTACACAGTTTTCAACTTTTGCTGTACCGTATATATTAGGTGAAGTGAGAAATTATCTTAGATATAAAAATCAGATTAAATTAAGTAAAAAAGTTTTATCGAATCAACGAAAAATCAATAAAGTAATTGAAGAGAGCGATGAAAACTTGTCGATTATGGATATTTCAAACAAATTAGATATGAATTATGAGGATGTCATTCTTTCGTATAATTCTCGAAATAAAGTGATGTCACTAGAGCAAACGGTTGTAGATGATCAAACCATGTTAAGTTATAAAAACTTAGATAATAAGTATGATATTAATATTGACCAAATCTACTTACGAGACTATATTAGTAAATTACCTGAAGTTGAAAAGAATTTAATTTATTACCGATATTACTACGGACTAACACAAAATGAAGTCTCTAAGAAATTAGCCATATCACAATCAAAAGTATCACGACTTGAAAAACAAATTTTACAGAAATTAAAAGAGTATTACATAGCAGGATAA